A DNA window from Gigantopelta aegis isolate Gae_Host chromosome 4, Gae_host_genome, whole genome shotgun sequence contains the following coding sequences:
- the LOC121372337 gene encoding countin-3-like: protein MAGEVVMRRRRNQVLPSTKFITMVTRTSRLDYDKLDMCPVCIDFADEAIEMLTELALDIGVLDSCQVLCDALASKTGSQILGVLCQIFCDIEGINEFVKILQKVDLDDIYFCELVKGCPVFDGGDAHITELTISPVSGPRGKREIDFTYMTKNGTGTGQIDIQVITVDKFPVDSRLFNKAGDPGNYSFKFILDTTGDCDPPCEEWQKGNYTLIASVCNGECGSKHPHSAIYDTRSVKFTITGDKN, encoded by the exons ATGGCGGGGGAGGTGGTGATGCGGAGGAGACGGAACCAAGTTCTTCCGTCCACAAAGTTCATTACCATGGTAACGCGGACATCACGACTTGACTACGACAAATTGGACATGTGTCCAGTGTGTATCGACTTCGCCGATGAAGCTATTGAGATGTTGACAGAGCTAGCATTAG ATATAGGCGTCTTGGATTCGTGCCAAGTATTGTGTGATGCTCTAGCCTCTAAAACAGGAAGCCAAATTCTAGGGGTGCTTTGTCAAATTTTCTGCGACATCGAAGGTATCAACGAGTTTGTGAAGATTTTACAAAA GGTAGATCTGGACGACATCTATTTCTGCGAGCTTGTCAAGGGATGTCCAGTCTTTGATGGAGGAGATGCCCACATCACTGAACTCACCATCAGTCCAGTGTCCGGCCCACGAG GTAAAAGGGAGATAGACTTCACATATATGACCAAAAATGGAACCGGAACTGGACAAATAGATATACAAGTTATTACAGTGGATAAATTTCCAGTAG ACTCAAGACTCTTCAACAAAGCCGGCGATCCAGGCAACTACTCGTTTAAGTTCATACTAGACACCACGGGTGACTGCGATCCTCCGTGTGAAGAGTGGCAGAAAGGCAACTACACACTCATAGCAt CTGTTTGTAATGGTGAATGTGGCAGCAAACATCCACACAGCGCGATATACGACACTAGATCCGTGAAATTCACCATTACCGGCGACAAGAATTAA
- the LOC121370043 gene encoding countin-3-like, translated as MKVLVAVLVSVFMVQTVAGEVVMRRRRNQVLPSTQFITIVTRTSRLNYDKLDMCPLCIDFADEAIEILISLSLDIGVIDSCGVLCDLLASKTGSQVLGALCNFFCDIEGAKEFAKILQKEDLDDIYFCELVKGCPVFDGGDARITELTISPVSGPPGEREIDFSYVTRNGTGTGQLEVHINTVDKLPLDIRLFNEAAKPGAYSFRFMLDAEKSDDCHPEKFPCETWKKGNYTLVISVCNGECGSKHPHSSVYDIRLVGFTITE; from the exons ATGAAG GTACTGGTCGCAGTTCTCGTGTCCGTGTTCATGGTGCAGACAGTGGCGGGGGAGGTGGTGATGCGGAGGAGACGAAACCAAGTTCTCCCGTCCACACAGTTCATTACCATAGTAACGCGGACATCACGACTTAACTACGACAAATTGGACATGTGTCCACTGTGTATCGACTTCGCCGATGAAGCTATCGAGATATTGATATCTTTATCATTAG ATATAGGTGTGATCGACTCGTGTGGAGTCTTATGTGATTTACTTGCCTCAAAAACGGGAAGTCAGGTTCTAGGAGCGCTTTGTAATTTCTTCTGTGACATCGAAGGCGCAAAAGAGTTTGCTAAAATCTTACAGAA GGAGGACCTTGACGATATCTATTTCTGCGAGCTCGTCAAGGGATGTCCAGTCTTTGATGGAGGAGATGCCCGCATCACTGAACTCACCATCAGTCCAGTGTCCGGCCCACCGG GTGAAAGGGAGATCGACTTCAGTTACGTTACTCGGAATGGAACTGGAACTGGGCAGTTAGAAGTTCACATTAATACAGTGGACAAATTACCACTTG ACATACGACTTTTCAACGAAGCCGCAAAACCAGGCGCCTACTCCTTTAGATTTATGCTGGACGCCGAGAAATCGGACGACTGCCACCCCGAGAAATTCCCGTGCGAAACGTGGAAGAAAGGAAACTACACGCTCGTAATAT CTGTTTGCAATGGTGAATGTGGCAGCAAACATCCACACAGCTCAGTATACGACATTCGATTAGTGGGATTCACCATCACCGAGTAG